The genomic region cggggagggctgggagaACTGGGATCAAGCAGGGTGACGAGTCAAAGGAAGAGGGGCCGGGCCTTCCTTCCTGAGCTGGGGGAGTCTGGGCCAGCTGTAGGGCCCCAGCGGTCAGGGCCCAAGCCGCTGCAGGGCGGACAGCAGACTGAGCAGGAGCCCGAGGCCCAACACGGCGGCACTGGCCCTCAGCCCCCCGCCGGCCGTGCTGATGTTGCACAGGAAATTCTGGCAGCAATAGGTGCCCACAGACGCCACGCCGAGGTtgatgctggggctggggcagatcGGGGAGCAGCCCTTGTTCAGGGTATGGCCGAAGTCCACCAGGTTCCCTAGGCGGGAAGACAAGGCTGTGAGGGTAAGGGCAGAGGGCAAAGGCCCAGGAAGCGGGGAGAGGCCGGCCGCCGGCACTCACGGATGCCGGCGGAGGCAGGCACCGGGGCTCACCGGTGCCCAGATCCCGGCAGAGGCAGGTACCGGCACTCACCGATGCCGGCGGAGGCAGATACGGTCACGCAGTAGTTGTCCGAGTCCGAGCAGATGGTTGGTTTTAGGCAGTAGAAATTACTGTTCTGATTCGTGCAAGAGAAGCACACCAGGGAGTGAGCTGCAGAAGAAGGGGGGCATGCTGTAGGTGACACCTGTCTCAAGCCAGGGAACCTTCCCTTCCAGTCCTGAGCCAACACCAACACCCAATCATTTGCAGATGCTAACAGAGCAATGATCACATTCCAGACTCTGGCTGGAGACCCAAAAAGACAATGAATGACTGGGGACCCCGATCCTGAAGGGACTCCAGGGCCACCCAAGTGCACAGTGATAAGTGTGTTGGGGGCAGAACCCAGGCCTCCAGGGGGAGCAGGAAGCATGACCCCCCGCTTTGCTGGGGGAGAGGCCCCGCTAGGCCTCCTAGAATAGGTCCCACGGGAACTGGCCTGAAGGACCCCTGGGCACTGCTCAGGagagaaggtggagagagagttggggaggaagGCCCAGCTCACTCACAGGCCTGGGGCCCCAAGGGCATCTCACCTTGTTCCACAACCAGAAGGGCAGCCAGCAGCACGGGCAGGAAGACCTTCATACTGGAGAAGACAGGTGTCCCGTCTGGGGTCTCACAAAGGCAAAGAAAGTGGCCCTGCCTGGAAAGACATCTGGTTGGAGGACCCGGGCTGCGTGCCCCACGCCTCCTTCCTCCCAGTGGAGCCAGAGCCCCTGgccctggagccaggctgcccccATTGTGCAGATGGCAGGGGGGGCCTGCCAGCTTCCAGCAGCAGAGCCAGCACACAAAGGGTCTTTCTGTTCCACTCCTGACCCACCCCTCACTGGTACACAGTCTTCCTGgttaggacccccccccccccgagcctgTGCTGCTTGCGGATGGGGCCAGCTGAGGGAGCTCATTAGTCTCAGGaccaaacagaaagggaggccaAAAAAGTGGCCCCCTGGTCGTGGTCCTGGGGGAGAGGACATAGTGGCCAGCGATATTAGCCAGGCTGCATCCAGAACCTTCCATGAGCCAGCTCCATTCCTGACACGGGGTCTCAGGGGCTGGGTGGGTGCACGAGGCACACTTAGCTGAGCCCCCACCTCCAGCCGCTTCTGTGCTGAGGGCGCGGGGTGCTTTCCATTCTGTGTGTTATTCAGTGCTGAAGTCAGCGAGCCCAGGAGTGTCTgttcttcccccattctgtgcCCAAAAAACAGGCTCAGGAGTCTGTGGGGGCTGCCCGGTGCCTACACCAGGACCCTCTTGTGGGCAGGGACCAGTGGCAGTGGGTGGAGAAAGCACTCGGAAGGTGACCAGCTGGCGTTCTGGCTCTCCGTTCTGCAGGAGGCATGGTGTGGGAGGAGCTGCCTGGTGCCTTCTGCTGGGGACAGCCATGGGCGGGGGATGGGCATTCTAGGCCTGGGAGCTGGTTCCCAGGcactgggaggaaggagaatatcagagagagaacagcaccaccccccccccagcctagTCCTGGGTCTGGGCTGACATCTTGGGGTCAGGGACAGGAGCTGCAAATGCCCAGAAACGGTGTCATGCCCAgcgggggcttgatcccagatcCAGACAGTTCAGGGAGGAAGGAGCCTCCCTCGTTTCCTCTTCTAGAAAGTAGGGTTTGGGCATGGAGAAGCCCTGAGCTGTTCTCAAGGAAGCTCTGGAATGCCCGGCCACCGTCCCCACTGTCCACTGCCAGGCACCCAATCAAACAGGCCCCACTGGGCTGAGTCCAGGCACTGGCTGGAGTGGATGGCAATTAGCAGGGTCCAGCAAAAGGAGTCCTGAGAGTGACCAGTGGGCTTCTGGGACAGCGCCATCTGGGACCCAGACTGCCTCCCCCAGGCTCATGGGCTGATTTCTGACAAAGCCAGGCATCCCGTGACTGGGGGCCAGCAGAGAAGTAAGAGCTAGTCCTCGCCCCCAGCGACGGGAAGGGGTCAGGTGGATCAGCGTGGGGGGCGGAGGCTCCTGGGCACCTCACACGCTTGCATAATCTTTGGCAGACAAGAAGCTTTCACGCCTCCCCTGGGTAGGCTCCAGTTCCAGGGGTCCCCCCGGGGAGGCCAGTGCATTCTCCCCATCCCATCGGCCCGCCAAGATCCCAGCCCCCTTCCCAAGTCAGGaaggctgcccctccccagtcccctCGGGAGCGATGGTGGGGAACCTGGAGCTGGGTGACGGGCCCCATGCCCGCGCAGCTCTGGGTCACCCAGCCAGGAAGGGCGCCGGGTGGCGGTGTGCGCCCGCTCCAGCCCGGATCTCGGGGGATATTCGggaagactgggggaggggagtggaggctCAGCCCCCTGGCACTGGGCCCACCCCTAAGCCCCGACTCCCGGCCTCCCCCGGACCCTCCGGCGTCTCCCCCGGCACCCTGCTCGCTCCCCCTACGCCCTGCCGGGCGCCGAAGGGGTCATCCCTGCTTCCCCGCCG from Panthera tigris isolate Pti1 chromosome F2, P.tigris_Pti1_mat1.1, whole genome shotgun sequence harbors:
- the LY6E gene encoding lymphocyte antigen 6E — protein: MKVFLPVLLAALLVVEQAHSLVCFSCTNQNSNFYCLKPTICSDSDNYCVTVSASAGIGNLVDFGHTLNKGCSPICPSPSINLGVASVGTYCCQNFLCNISTAGGGLRASAAVLGLGLLLSLLSALQRLGP